In one Dysgonomonadaceae bacterium PH5-43 genomic region, the following are encoded:
- a CDS encoding thiamine biosynthesis lipoprotein (product_source=KO:K03734; cleavage_site_network=SignalP-noTM; cog=COG1477; ko=KO:K03734; pfam=PF02424; superfamily=143631): protein MTVKAYPCLFLLLILLFTGCNSKDESVYYHTKLAIFKTSANFKYNYTKELGAEISARLDSFDLSLNPFNNNSIIYKVNNNIDVEVDDYFITCFNKAQEIAALTDGVYDITAAPLINLWGFGFQKMDSVTPEAIDSLKQFVGYEKVNLEAGRVVKKDPRLQLNMSSIAKGYACDVIADLFDSYAIEDYMVEIGGEVRAKGKNPNGNLWKIGIASPLDDKSGAVSGTQETLSLDNYALATSGNYRNYYIKDGKKYAHTISPKTGYPSESNLLSASVIYPDCMTADAFATAFMALGIDKAEELAKQIPELSYLFIYEDANGDLKSLKVKK, encoded by the coding sequence ATGACTGTGAAAGCATATCCTTGTTTGTTTTTGTTGTTAATTCTTTTGTTTACAGGCTGTAACTCTAAAGATGAGAGTGTTTACTATCATACAAAATTAGCGATATTCAAAACTTCTGCTAATTTTAAGTACAACTATACTAAAGAGTTAGGAGCGGAAATATCTGCTCGTTTAGATAGTTTCGATTTGTCGCTTAATCCTTTTAATAATAACTCTATAATCTATAAGGTTAATAATAATATAGATGTAGAAGTTGATGACTATTTTATTACCTGTTTTAATAAAGCGCAAGAAATCGCAGCTTTAACAGATGGAGTGTATGATATTACGGCGGCTCCGTTGATAAATTTGTGGGGTTTTGGGTTTCAAAAGATGGATTCAGTAACTCCCGAAGCAATCGATAGTCTAAAGCAGTTTGTGGGTTACGAAAAGGTGAATTTAGAAGCAGGTCGAGTTGTGAAAAAAGACCCTCGCCTTCAACTTAATATGTCTTCTATTGCTAAAGGTTATGCCTGCGATGTTATTGCAGACTTGTTTGACTCGTATGCCATCGAAGATTATATGGTTGAAATAGGAGGTGAGGTGCGCGCTAAAGGTAAAAACCCTAATGGTAATCTGTGGAAAATAGGTATTGCATCTCCCTTAGATGATAAGTCGGGCGCAGTATCTGGAACTCAAGAGACTTTATCTTTAGATAATTATGCCCTTGCCACTTCGGGTAATTATCGCAATTATTATATCAAAGACGGTAAGAAATATGCCCATACTATAAGTCCCAAAACAGGTTATCCTTCGGAAAGTAATCTGTTAAGTGCATCGGTTATCTATCCTGATTGTATGACTGCCGATGCTTTTGCAACAGCATTTATGGCTTTAGGAATAGATAAAGCCGAAGAATTAGCCAAGCAAATACCC